CGGATGCGATGCAATGTTATTCGGATTTACAGGCCTTAACGGCACGCCCTTCTGCGGAGGATGAGGTCAAAGTTCCTCATGCGCTTTATGGTGTTTTGGATGGTGCAGAACGTGGTTCTGTTGGTTGGTGGCTTCCAGAGGCGATGCGGATTTTAGAAGAGTGCGTTCAAACGTCTCGTTTGCCGATTTTTTGCGGGGGTACAGGCATGTATTTAAATGCCTTGCGTCAAGGAATTGCCAACATTCCGCCTGTTCCAGAAAAAGATCGCCGCCGGGCAGAAGTTTTTTATGAAATCTATGGGGGGGAAGAAGCTCTTAAATTATTAAAGGCGGAAGACCCGATAACGGCTGAAAAATTAAATGCGCAGGATCAGCAGAGGATTTGCCGTGCTTGGGCTGTTTTGTTTGGCACTGGAAAGCCTCTTTCTCATTGGCTTTCTTTGCCTCATCAAGGGGGTGTTTCCTGCGATTTTAAATTTTTCCATTTTGCGCCTGAACGTGAGTTTTTGAGAAGCCGTTTAGAGAGGCGATTTGAGAAAATGCTTCAAGCAGGCGCTTTGGAAGAGGTGGAGGCATTTCTTAAAAAAGATGTCAGTCCAGATTTACCCCTTATGCGGGCACATGGCGTGCCAGAGTTGCGGCGCTGTTTGAAGGGGGAGCTTTCTTTAGGAGAAGCAGCTACTTTGGCCGTGTCTGCAATGCGTTCCTATGCCAAACGTCAGGATACTTGGTTTCGGCATCATCCTTTAGGGAAAGCAGGAGAGGGTATGGTTTTTTCAAATCCTATTGCGTCTGATCCGCAGGAGGATGAAATCTCCTTAGAGGAGGCCAAATCCTGGGCAATGGCTTTTTTAAAAGAGAAATTTTAGGGCAGTGCATGAAAATTTATGCGGAGAAAGACACTAAAATTGAAAGAATTTTGGGAAAAGAAATCGTTGTTTTTGGCTATGGCAGTCAAGGACGGGCTCAAGCCCTGAATGCACGGGATTCAGGGGCAAAAAAAATAAGAATTGCATTGCCAGATTCTTCCAACTCAAGGGAAAAAGCGCTTGCAGATGGATTTGAGGTTTTTTCGCCTTTAGATGGCGCTAAAAATGCTGAGATTGCCATTCTTTTAACACCAGACGAAACACATGGTGCGCTTTATCAAGAGATTTTAGAAAAATATCTGCCTTTTGCTGCTGTGATTGGTTTTGCACATGGATTTTGCCTGCATTTTGGACAGATTTCTTTAAGACCAGACCTTTCATCTTTTTTAGTTGCGCCCAAAGGGCCAGGCTATTTATTGCGGAAACTTTATCAGGAAAATGAGGGGTTGATGGCAAGGATTGCGGTCTGGCCTGAAGGGGAAAAGGAAAAAATTCAATCTGCTTTTGAGACGGCTTTGGATTGGGCTTCCTTGATTGGCTGTGCCCGTATTGGTTTGCTCGAAACGGATTTCGGACAGGAAACGGAAAGCAATTTGTTCGGAGAGCAGGCCATTTTATGCGGTGGTGCAGCAGCACTGGTGCGTACAGGGTTTGAGGTTATGGTTGAAAATGGAATCTCTGAAGAAATGGCCTATCTTGAATCAGCGCATTCGCTTAAGATTATCGCAGACCTTATTTATAAAGAGGGGCTTGAAGGCACAAATAAGCTCATTTCTAAGACAGCTTCTTATGGAGGGTATGTCGGTGAGGAAGCTTATCAGGCTTCGGAAATGAAGCAGGTGATGAGACGGCTGATGCAGGAGATTAAGTCAGGAAAATTTGCAGCGCAATTTCAAAGGGAGCAGGCTCATTCTTATCCTTTGATGCGTCAAAAAGAGGTTTTGGCTTCGCAGGAAAAATTAACGAAGATCGGCCAGAAAATAAGAAACTGGCTCTTTGGAAAAGGGATCAAGAAAGAGGAAAGGCCTTGAGATGATCGACTATTCAACCCAACAAACACCCTATGGACAGTTTCAGCCTGTAACGCAAAATGTTTCTCAAAAGGCAGAGCCTCCTAAAAGACGGCGAACTTTGGCTTCTTTAGAAAAAATGCGCAGGGCAGGGCAATGTTTGCCGATGATTACAGCCTATGATTATCCTTCTGCGATGATGGCAAATCAGGCAGATATTCCCATGATTTTAGTTGGGGATTCGGTGGGTATGGTCGTGCAGGGGAATGATACGACGATTCCCGTTACGGTAGATGAAATGGTCTATCATACGAAAATGGTGGTGCGTGGCTGTGGCCGTGCTTTTGTGATTGCAGATTTACCTTTCTTTTCTTATGCAACTCTTGAAGATGGGATTAAAAATGCCGTTCGCTTGATTCAGGAAGGGGGAGCACAGGCGATTAAAATCGAAGGAAGTCTTGAGATTTTAACGCTCGTGAATGCCTTAACGGTTCGAGGGATTCCCGTGATGGCGCATATTGGTTTACGTCCACAATCGCAGCTGCAAATGGGACTTAGGATTCAGGGAAAAGATATTGAAAGCACACAGCGGCTTTTAGAAGAGGCAATGGCTTTTGAAGAGGCAGGCGCATTCGGGCTTTTACTCGAATGTATTCCAACGGAAGTGGCGCAAATGATTACCCAGTCTGTTGATATTATGACCATCGGCATTGGCGCAGGTAAATATTGTTCTGGCCAAGTACAAGTTTGGCATGATCTTTTAGGATTATGTTCGGGTAAAATTCCACGTCATGCACGCCGTTTTGCAGATCTTGCGCCGATTATTGTTAAAGCCTTAAGTGATTATGCAGGTGAAGTAAAAAGCGGCTTTTTCCCAACGCCTGCACAAAGTGTTGCGGCAACGCCTGAACTGGTTTCAGCTCTAAAGCAAGATATGCTGGTCGATGAAGAGAACGTATAGGACGAGGAGACTCTTTAAGTTAAATGTCAAAAATTTTTATTACTGCAATCGTTTCTGTAAAACCGGATAAGTTTGAAGCCCTTGAGCCCAGCTTGAGGGAGTGTGCTGAGCGCTCTCTTGAGGAGGAAGCCTGCGAACGCTATGAAGTTTCAGCAGATATTTCTGAAGTTGGACGTTTTATCGTTAATGAAATTTGGCGGGATGAAGCAGGTTTTAAGGCACACACAGAGAAAGATTACTTTAAAAAATTAGGAGAGATTCTCAAGGTTCTTTCGGGAGAAATTGAAATTATTCAAACCTCTCCTTTTTTGACTAGGCGTTAAGAGAATACTCCCTTAGAGTAACGTCTCAAGCTGGTGCATTTTTTTCAAGTGAATGCATTTTAAATGGGGGTTGGGGCTTTCGGAAAAGGCATGGAAACATGGCAGATTATAGACTTGGAATTGACTTAGGCGGTACGAAAATTGAAATCGTTGCGCTTGATCGGGATAGTAATGAGACCTTTAGGCATCGTGCGCCAACCCCCCATGGAGACTATGAAAAAACAGTCCTTGCAGTGCGCGATATCGTTCTTGAGACAGAAGCAAAATTGGGATGTATCCCAGGAAGCCGTGTTGCAGCAGGGCAAGCGACTTCTACCTTAGGGATTGGCACACCGGGATCCATTGTTCCCCAGACAGGCCTGCTGGATCATTGCAATGCAG
The genomic region above belongs to Acetobacteraceae bacterium and contains:
- the panB gene encoding 3-methyl-2-oxobutanoate hydroxymethyltransferase, whose product is MIDYSTQQTPYGQFQPVTQNVSQKAEPPKRRRTLASLEKMRRAGQCLPMITAYDYPSAMMANQADIPMILVGDSVGMVVQGNDTTIPVTVDEMVYHTKMVVRGCGRAFVIADLPFFSYATLEDGIKNAVRLIQEGGAQAIKIEGSLEILTLVNALTVRGIPVMAHIGLRPQSQLQMGLRIQGKDIESTQRLLEEAMAFEEAGAFGLLLECIPTEVAQMITQSVDIMTIGIGAGKYCSGQVQVWHDLLGLCSGKIPRHARRFADLAPIIVKALSDYAGEVKSGFFPTPAQSVAATPELVSALKQDMLVDEENV
- a CDS encoding antibiotic biosynthesis monooxygenase, which encodes MSKIFITAIVSVKPDKFEALEPSLRECAERSLEEEACERYEVSADISEVGRFIVNEIWRDEAGFKAHTEKDYFKKLGEILKVLSGEIEIIQTSPFLTRR
- the miaA gene encoding tRNA (adenosine(37)-N6)-dimethylallyltransferase MiaA; translated protein: MSEVGERKRFPQQKALIIAGPTCSGKSALAMALADELNGVVINADAMQCYSDLQALTARPSAEDEVKVPHALYGVLDGAERGSVGWWLPEAMRILEECVQTSRLPIFCGGTGMYLNALRQGIANIPPVPEKDRRRAEVFYEIYGGEEALKLLKAEDPITAEKLNAQDQQRICRAWAVLFGTGKPLSHWLSLPHQGGVSCDFKFFHFAPEREFLRSRLERRFEKMLQAGALEEVEAFLKKDVSPDLPLMRAHGVPELRRCLKGELSLGEAATLAVSAMRSYAKRQDTWFRHHPLGKAGEGMVFSNPIASDPQEDEISLEEAKSWAMAFLKEKF
- the ilvC gene encoding ketol-acid reductoisomerase, whose protein sequence is MKIYAEKDTKIERILGKEIVVFGYGSQGRAQALNARDSGAKKIRIALPDSSNSREKALADGFEVFSPLDGAKNAEIAILLTPDETHGALYQEILEKYLPFAAVIGFAHGFCLHFGQISLRPDLSSFLVAPKGPGYLLRKLYQENEGLMARIAVWPEGEKEKIQSAFETALDWASLIGCARIGLLETDFGQETESNLFGEQAILCGGAAALVRTGFEVMVENGISEEMAYLESAHSLKIIADLIYKEGLEGTNKLISKTASYGGYVGEEAYQASEMKQVMRRLMQEIKSGKFAAQFQREQAHSYPLMRQKEVLASQEKLTKIGQKIRNWLFGKGIKKEERP